The Cylindrospermum stagnale PCC 7417 genome segment TTACCCAATCATCGTCCATTGGGTTTGGAATGCTAACGGCTGGTTAGCCAAAATGAGTTTCCATGACTTTGCAGGTAGTTCTGTCGTTCACAGCGTCGGTGGTTGGACAGCGCTAGTTGGTGCTTATTTACTTGGCCCGCGTCCTGGTCGTCCAGCTTGGGGAATAATCCCACCAGCGCATAATTTGGGTTTAGCGACCTTGGGAACGATGATTCTTTGGTTTGGCTGGTACGGGTTCAACCCAGGTTCTACCCTTGGTACTGGTAATCCAGGCTTAATTGGTTTAGTTACCATTAATACCACCATTGGGGCTGGTGCTGGTGCTATTGCGGCGATACTTTATCAATACTTCCGTTCAGGTAAGTGGGATTTAGTTTATTGTCTGAACGGTTCTCTAGCGGGATTAGTAGGGATTACTGCTGGTTGCGCTTTTATCGCACCTTGGGCTTCAGTGGTAATTGGACTCACTGGTGGGATTTTGGTAGTCTGGGGAATTGATTTTGTGGAATCACTCCACATTGATGACCCAGTGGGAGCCTTCGCCGTTCACGGCATTAATGGCATGATGGGTACGATCGCCATCGGCTTATTTGGTCAGTCAGAACTAACTCTGAACAAAAAAGCTGGGCTATTTTTAGGCGGTGGCTTTGATTTGCTAGGCATTCAACTTTTAGGTATAGTGGCGATCTGCCTTTTCACTATTGCCTTTGCCTTTTTGATGTTCGGTGGACTCAAAGCAATCGGCCACCTGCGTGTAGATCCCGAAGCTGATCGCGTCGGTATCGATGCTTATGAACACGGCGCGACAGTTTGGCCAGATGTCTATGCAGTTGAGCAATTTGTCGAAGAAGAAGAAAAACATCGCTCTCAGAAACCTGGAGTCGGTACCTTTGATAGTGAATAAATCAGGAATGCTTTGAATATTAAAAAATCCACGGTAGTTAAAGTGTGTTGCATAGCTTGTTTCCCACCTTCTACCGGATTTTTTGGCTAAAAAAACAAGATCCCCGACTTCTTTAAGAAGTCGGGGATCTGTGGTATTGGATAAGACAGATGCAAACCTGGAGACTCAGATGAAATCTGAATTTCTTGATTTTTAAGTTTTAATTTTTAATTTTTAATTGGTATTACCAATCACCCGCCTTAGTCTCATCCCAAACTTCCAACTCCAAATCGTGGAGATAAGTCAACCCATTTTGAATTTGGGTTTCTGTTCCTTGTAACTCCAGGTTAAACCAACCATCACCAACAGCATTGGCAGCCAAAAGCGCCGCCGTAATATTCACAGTCAGTCCGTAGTTAGACACCAGGCGAGAAATGACAGGTTCCTGATGATAGTCGTTAGGAACTCTGACCTGAATCCGTTTGCGGATCAGCGTATTGTGATCACTGGCCATATCAAAAATTAACCCCTTGGTTGTGCTATTCAACATCTTTAATGCTGGTTTTGCGTTCGAGAATTTCCTTCAGCACCAAAGTTACGACTGCTAGCAATCCCAACAACACAGCGGCAGAGAAGGCAGCTTCTGTTTCATACTGTTTATAAGCGTCCTCAACAAATAGTGGTAAACTCTGGGTTGTATTAGCAATGTTGCCAGATACCACGGAAACCGCCCCAAATTCACCCATTGCTCTGGCATTGGTCAAGATTATTCCGTAGAGTAAGCCCCAACGGATACTTGGCAGGGTAACGCGCCAAAATATTTGCCAATCGTTTGCACCTAAGGTTTTAGCAGCTTCTTCTTGGTCGCTGCCAAATTCTTCTAACACCGGAATTACTTCCCTGGCAACAAATGGCATACTCACGAATGCTGTAGCCAAGATCATGCCAGGAAAGGCAAAGACAATCTGGATATTATGCTCCTGGAGCCAAGGGCCAAACCACCCCTGCCGCCCATAAAGTAGCACAATCATTAATCCGGCAACAACTGGCGAGATGGAAAAAGGCAGGTCAATAATGCTCAAAACTATAGCGCGTCCGGGGAACTTATGGCGGGCGATGGCCCAAGCTGCACATAATCCAAACACAGTATTTATCGGCACTGCAATCACAGCCAGTATCAGCGTTAGCCAAGCTGCGTGAATAAATTCAGGTCGCGTTAAGTTGGCAAAAAATGGGCCTACTCCCTTGTGGAAAGCTTGGATAAAAACGTTGATAGCAGGGATATATTGAACTAGGGCTAAATAGGCGATCGCAATTCCAATCAAAACCGTCGGTACCCAACTCTGCTGCTGTTTCGCTCTATCTCTGGTCATATCTTCTTGCCCACGCTTGTAAGAAATTAATTGCCAGTAGCAGCACCAAGGAAATTGCTAATAGAACTATACCGATTACAGTTGCACCAGAATAGTCATACTGCTCTAAGCGTTGGAAAATCAGCACAGGTGCGATCAAATCTTGGAAAGGGGTATTAGAAGAGATAATTACCGTCGAACCATACTCCCCAACAGCACGGGAAAAACCCAAGGCCATTCCCGTCAAAATTGTCGGAAATAAAGGCGGTAAAATCACTTTCCAAAAAGTTTGCCATTGAGAAGCACCCAAACACCAGGCAGCTTCTTCAATCTCATGTTCCATTTCCTGAAGTACAGGTTGTACAGTCCGCACCACAAAAGGCAGCGAGATAAATATCATCGCCACTGCTACACCCAAACGGGTAAAGGATACCTTAATTCCCAGTGGTGCCAGCAGTGAACCAATCCAGCCGTTATCGCTGTAAACCGTTGCCAGTGTTAATCCAGCGACCGACGTTGGCAAGGCAAAGGGTAAATCCACTGTGGCATCAATTATCCGTTTGAACGGAAAGTTGTAGCGGACTAAAACCCAAGCTATCAGAGTCCCAAAAACGCCATTGAGCAAAGCCGCACAAATTGAGGTAACAAAAGTGACGTTGTAGGTTGCTAGTGCGATCTCACTGGTAGCGATTTCCCAAAATTTAGTGGGAGGTACTGTACTCGCTTTCAGAAACATGGCAGCGATGGGAACAAATAACATCACTGTCAGATATGCCAGGGTAATCCTCCAAGTCCAGGGAAGCCGAATCAATTGATCTAAGAACGTTTTCCAGACTGGAGTTTTACCGTTAACTTGTATAGAAGGAGATAGACTCATAAACAATTCAAAATTTACGTAAGTTGCCGCTAGGGGCAGGGTATCCCCGCCCATAAAGTTATCAGTTGCTTCTTTTTTCACTGACAACTGACAACTGACCAGTGAGCATTAACTAATTACCGTTTCTTTTGGGCTTGAATCTTGTCAAAAAGAGCACCGTCTGCGAAGAACTGCTTATCCACAGCCTCCCAACCGCCAAAGTCCTGAACCGTACCCAGAGTTTTCACTTTAGGAAATTTATCTGCAACTTCCTTCGTTTGGGCTAAAGTCTGATCCGCAGGTCTGAATCCCAATTTGACAAACTCCTGCTGTGCCTCTGGAGTATAGAGAAATTTGATAAAACCTTCAGCTACTTCACGGTTACCGTGTTTATCGACGTTTTTATCCACCACGGCGATGGGATTATCGATGGAGATATTGACATCAGGAACTACATAATCAACCTTCTCGCCTTTTTGTTGTGCCAGGATAATTTCGTTTTCGTAGTTGATTAGGGCATCCCCTTGACCTTGCTTGGCAAATGTATCCGTGGCTTCGCGAGCATCTTTTGTTAGAATTGGTACATTATTGTAAACCTTGGTCACAAATGCAGTCGCTTTCGCCTCATCTCCCCCAGTTTTAATCACGGAATTCCACAGCGCTAAGAAATTCCACTTAGCAATACCTGATGTTTTGGGATCAGCGGTAATTAGTTTTACTCCGTCTTTCTCCAAATCGGCCCAGGCCTTGATACCTTTGGGGTTACCTGGGCGAGTGATTAGTGCTGCCACAGATCTGGAGACAATGCCATTGTTGGGAACTTCCTTTTCCCATCCTGGCTGAATCAATCCAGCTTTTTCAATCTTTGCTGTGTCTCCCGCCAGTGCCAAGTGGACAACATCTGCTTCCAAACCATCGATCACGGCGCGAGTTTGGGAACCAGACCCTCCATAGCTTTGCTTGAAGGTGACAGTTTGGTTATGGTCTTTCTTCCACTGTGCCACAAATTTAGGAATGATCGCTTCATGCGCTGCCTTGGTGACGGCAAAGGACACGAGGGTTAATTCCACATTCTGTTTATTGTTGGCAACAGGATTAGCCGCAGGGGTTTCGCTGGTAGAATTACTTACGTTTCCCCCAGAACAGGCGGCAAGTGCCACACTCAAGACCGTCCCTACCAAAAAGAGTGATACAAAGCCATTGAGCGAATTTAGCCTGAACCGATTGGTTCTCTGTTCGGCAATAAGTTGCAATCGTTTCAGTTGGCGCTGCCACAAACTCATTCTCTCTTCTCCTCTAAATCTACAGTTCATCGCTGGGAATACAGTATATATAGTTCATGGTAATGGATGATTGCAAGTATCCGATCGCCAATGTCGGCAAAAACCTCACATTTTCGATAGGGAATATGGGGATTGTAGCAGTTTGATGGCGAATTTAAATTGATCTGAGTTCTAACTGTCAACTTATCATCACAATCAGCCAGTGGGTTTTGCTCCTTCAAGAACATCTACCTCCAGAAGATCTTCACGAATGCGATCGCATTTATGAAGAGCTGATTTAACTTTCGTCAGAGAAAATTTGTACCCTTGATTCTCTCGTTAATTTTGTCAATGGGCAGGATCATCAAAACTTTAAGGGTTCTGGAGACGTAAAACCCCATAATTGATATGTTCTTTAAAAAACATCTATCTAAAGAGATATAAAAGGGGATGTTTTATTAGTCTGAAGGTAGATACTTGTAGTCTTACCTATCCTTTATATTCCTTAATGTTGAATTAGCCTTAGATCATCCCAGACAGCAAGTCAGGGCTGTGTGAAAGTTTCTGAAAAATCAAAACTCAGATCGCAAATTATGGTGATTTTGTACGGTGTAGAAATGCCAGACTCAAGCAAATTCTCAGAAGTCTGCGCTCATCAGGACGTGGGCCGATTGCCCATCGCCTCAAGCTTTACTTTACAAACAGCCCATAGTAGATGGCTTGATACTCGTACTGATAGTCCCACTTCTATTAATTCAGACAAGGCTGGATAGTAACCTTACTTTAGCCTGTGATGAAGATCACATAGTCTCAGGGTAACCATCATATCTTGGCTTACTTCTTCCTCTTAGGATGGAATGAACATATTCCTCAAGCTAAATATCAGTAAAATAAATAACAGTATTTATACGGTATTTACTTTTTTTAATAAAACTTAAGATATTGTATCTTAGATGTGTTTTCATTCTGCAAGCCCAAATATCCCAATAGCTTACTTAGTGATAAAAGGTCGAGAATATGACTGAGCAAATACTTATAGAATCGGATAAACTATTTAGTGAATTCAAAAAGTGTTCACAACAGCAATATAATGGTGAATTAAATATCAAAAATTCCCAGGGAAATAAATGGACTTTCTACTATCAACTGGGACAGATAGTTTGGGCAACAGGAGGGACTCATCCTAATCGGCGTTGGCGTAGAAATTTAGCTCAAAATTGTCCTCAAATTGATATTGATCAGGTACAGTTAACCGCCGAAAATATATTAATAGATCACTGGGATTATCAACTCCTGGCAAAATTATATAAAAAACAGCAAATTCAACGGGAACAGATTAAGGCTATTGTGGAAAATACAATAGCTGAACTTTTATTTGATCTAGCTCAACAGGCAAATTCTACCTCTTTGAGTTGCGATGGGCTATGCCCCGCTGTTCGCGAACACCAACAAGAAGTAAGGTTAGAAGCACCAATCAGTTCCGTGTGTGTAAGTGTGGCTCTCAAGCAAATGCAAGACTCCTGGCATAAATGGTCAGAATCTGGGTTAGCAAGTATTTCTCCTGACTTAGCAGTAGTCCTGCGGAAACCAGAGCAACTCCAGCGGCAGGTAAGCCCGGCTGTCTACAAAAACTTTGAGAAGTTCATTAACGGTAAACATAGCCTCAGAGATTTAGCTGTGAAAATGAAGCAGAGTGTATTGCCTGTCACTCGTTCATTGCTGCCCTATAACCACAAAGGAATCACGGAATTTGTAGAAGTATCCGACTTGCCTTTACCAGTCACTAAACTCAAAAACAACTATCAACATACACAACTAAGGACAAGGAATGCTCCACTAATAGCTTGTGTGGATGATAGCCCCCAAGTTTGTAAAATGCTAGAGAGGATTATTGGCTCAAAGGGGCTAAGGTTTATCAATATTCAAGATCCTGTGCAAGCTCTACCAATACTCATTCAGAGTAAGCCAGACTTGATTTTTTTGGATTTAATGATGCCAGTCGTCAACGGATACGAACTCTGCGCTCAGTTACGACGGAGTTCTGTTTTTGTCAATACACCGCTGGTTATTTTAACAGGCAGTGATGGCCTTTTTGATCGAGTTCGGTCTAAGGTATATGGTGCTACGGACTTTATCACCAAACCAGTAGAAACCGATAAGGTAATGGGGATAGTGAATAAGTATTTACAGACTGACTCAACAGTCAATCACACATATAATCTGGCACTTTCTTATTAAGAAACTTGTCAGCATCAACAAAAATACATTTGTTCTCACCCAGGTAAAGTAGAGTTTTTCTTGTGTACCTACAAACCTGTTTTACCCAAATTTCAGGGGCCAACCATCTTGAAATACTAGTAGTTCTCCTGGTTGGATTGGCGTCCAAACTTCGTTATCCGTGAGGGGGGTGGTAGCGATCACGGCGACGCGATCGCTTTGTGAAGTCAATTCCCGAAAATCTACAGTCATATCTTGGTCAATCAAGTGAGCAGCAGCAAAGGGGGCTTGACGCACAATGTAGCTGAGTTTGGTTGAGCAATGGGCAAAAAAGTGTTCCCCATCCGACAGCAAGTAGTTAAAGACGCCTATTGATGCCAGATTTTCTGTGACTTTAAGTAGCACCGGGTATAGTTCCTCTAGAGGAGGCTTACCTTCAGGAAAGCGTTGTCTTAAGGTTTCTAGCATCAAGCAAAATGCTTTCTCACTATCGGTGTTACCCACGGCTCGAAAAAAGCCCTTGTTTTCTGGATGAAAATTTGGCAAGTTTCCGTTGTGAGCAAATACCCAATAATGTCCCCACAGTTCTCTACGGAAAGGATGACAGTTTTGTAGGGTAATTTCTCCTTGGGTAGCTTTGCGGATATGAGCAATCACATGGGTAGAGTGGATGGGATAGCTCCGCACTAACTCGGCCACGGGAGAAGCTATGGAGGGTTTGGCATCTATAAAAATCCGACACCCTTTACCTTCAAAGAAAGCAATACCCCAACCATCGCGATGATCATCGGTTTTTCCTCCCCGTGCAGAAAACCCTTCAAAGGAAAAGCAAATATCCGTGGGTACATTGCAATTCATTCCCAGCAGTTGGCACATCGATGTTGCATCTCTGAATTTTAAATTAATGCCTGAAAATCAGGATACTTCAGAATGCCACATCTATTTTGGTGCGTAAGTGTAGCCCGTCACAGGCATCGCTGCAATCTTCAAAATTTAGCTGAAACAAAAAGAAGCCTCTCACCTACCCGTTCGCGTAGCGTCTCGCAGAGAAGGGAGGTGATGAGATGAATTTTTGGGTGATGAGGAATTGACCTCTAACCAATTCAATCCGCAGGATTGAGAAGGCAGGGGGTCGATGAGGAATCACCATTTTCTTTTTTTAAGGGAGTTTATAAAATCTTCAATAATCCGAGTCATCGTGGCATCTTTTTGTTGAACAGAATATAAGCGTAGCTTATTGACTCTGCGTTCCGATGTTCTTAAATTTAACGTTTTGTTTTTCCTAAATCTCAGTACAATGACGTTACGGGTAAACGAACTGAGAGATTTCCCGCAGTTCCCACCATCCAACCTTGGTGATAAAAGTGACGGGCAGTAGTGATTAATTCTAAACGGCGATCGCTTAAACTTTGGTGAGTCATCTCCACGATTTCGCTAAATGATCGCGTACTTCCTCAAAATTATTCCAGAGAATGTAGGGTTTTTGATGTTCATCTAGATGCTTGGCCAAGCGATCGCGTGCAAAGACAATAGAAGCATGAATTGCCATATTTAAGTCGGTGATCGAGTCACCAATCGCGATCGTCTGTTCAGCAGCATATTCTGCCATTACCTGCACCTTGGCAATTAGTTCTGTATCACCCTCATAATCAGACAGCACTTTTAAATGCGTTCCACTGGTATCTACATCGGCTGCATGGATAGCATGAACCCGCTGCATTAGCTGACCCAAGACCACTTCCACCATCCCCCGCAAACCCCCAGAAACAATCACCAAGGGTACTTTTTGAGAATCTAGAAAATCTAGCAGTTCTACAAATCCAGGACGGATTGGTTGGGGTTGAGTAAAATCCAAAATTTCGGGATAGCGTGAAGAGGGGATTGATTCCAGAATTTTTCTGACACCCTCTCGTAGTGTCATCTGTCGCGTATACATTTGGGGAAGTAATTGTGCAGACAGTTCCGGGGCAAACTTTTTCAAAACTGCCACAAAGCTTTCTTCAACTGTGATTGTGCCATCAAAGTCGCAAAAAACAATCCGCTTCACATCCGATATAGATATCATATTAGGTCACAGCCTGACGAGTGCGAATCTGCTATATAAATCCTAGACAAGTCTAGACATTTACTTCTTACTTCAACGGGAGCCCCATCTAATAGTAGGTAATTTTATTGATTTACCACCTACAGTAACTAAATTGGAGGCGATTGCCTTTGTGTAGTTGAGTCACGCGGCGTTGTCCTTCTGAGTCCATTCGGGCATAAGCTTTTTGGGCAGTGGCGATCGCATCCTCATCAGGGTATGGTGGGGGTGCTTCAGTAGTCCTGAGTATATCTAGCAGGTAAATTAATAATTTGGGCTTTTTTTGAGTAATAGCATCGGAATTAAGGTCAAATAAGATTTATATTGGCTATAAAATATACCACTAGATGATGCACTAGAAGCTCAGGGGTGGTTAATCGCTGCCAATGACTAAGTCATCTTCATCTCTGAAGCATTAGCCTTATTACTCCATAGTTCCTAGCAAAACTCCCCCAAGTGTAATGATTAACAAATCCCCTAAGAAGCTGGCATTGTCCTGGATGCAGCTGAGTATATTTGTATTGTTTAGCAGTATTACTTCTAGACCTCTGAAAGCGCAGACTATAGAGACTGGACAACTAGCAAACGACAATGCTGTGCTTTCTCAACAACTCCCACCATCGCAGGATGTACAACCATCCTCACCTCCTTCATTTCCTACACCCCAATTACTTCCGCCACCAGCAGAATTACTTCCATCCTCTGAGCCAACTGCCGCACCTAATGAAAATTTTCCTGCTAATACGACCGCAACTATCATTGTTGAACGTTTTGAAGTTGTTGGCAGTACAGTCTTTAGTCCTGAAGAGTTGGCTGAAGCAACTAAAGACTTGATCAAAAAACCAATCTCTGTGGCTGAAGTATTTCAGGCTCGTTCTAAAATCACCGAGCTATATATTAAGCGTGGTTACATTACTTCTGGTGCTTATCTTCCACCTCAAACCATCCAGTCTGGTGTGGTGAAAATTCAAGTGGTCGAAGGTAAATTAGAAGATATCCAGGTAGGTTATCTGAAAGATAGTACTCGGCGACTCAACCCCAATTATGTACGCAGTCGCCTAGCGATCGCCACCACGGCACCTCTAAATCGGGAGCGGCTGCTAGAAGCGCTGCAATTACTGCAACTCAATCCTTTGATTCAAAATGTGTCTGCTGAACTCTCAGCTGGGTCGCGTCCCGGTGCGAGTGTGCTACAAGTCAAGATCAGGGAAGCAAAAACTTTCAATACCCAAGTAGTTTTGGATAATGGGCGATCGCCTAGCGTTGGTAGTTTGCGACGCCGATTAAATGTGTCTGAAGCCAACTTACTGGGATTGGGAGATGGTTTGAGTGTAGGGTACACCAATACTGATGGTAGCAACGCCTTTGAAGCAAATTACACAATACCAGTTAATCCACATAACGGGACGCTGACTTTTAACTTTGGCACTGCATCCAGCAATGTGATTGAAAGCCCTTTTGACGACTTAGATATTCAATCAAGTTCTAATTACTACGAGCTGACATTTCGCCAGCCTCTATTTCAAACTCCCAAGCAAGAATTTGCCCTTGGTTTGACGGCTTCGAGAACTGAAACTGAAGCTACTTATATCAAAGGAGAACGACTGCCTTTTCCTTCTCTGGGAGCGGATAACGAAGGACGCACAAAGTTATCTGTGTTGCGATTTTTTCAAGAATGGACTGCTCGCAACAGCCGTGAAGTGCTCGCCTTGCGATCGCAATTTAACTTAGGCACTGGTGCGTTTAATGCGACCTATCATGAAGATGCTCCTGATGGACGCTTTTTTGCTTGGCGGGGACAAGGGCAGTGGGCACGCTTGTTGGCTCCTGAAACCTTGCTGTTACTACGTGCAAATACACAATTAACATCCAGAACACTTGTGCCTATAGAGCAGTTTGGCTTAGGTGGTCAGGAGAATGTTCGCGGCTACCGTCAAGATTATTTGTTGTCAGATAATGGCGCATTTGCTTCTGCTGAAGTGCAAGTGCCGATTTTCCGCTTACCGAAAAAGGAAGGTATATTACACGTGCTCCCCTTTGCTGATTTTGGCATCGCCTGGAATACTGGTAGAGATGATCCTGACCCTAGTACTCTAGCTGCTGTTGGTCTGGGTTTGCGCTGGACACAAGGCGATCGCTTTACAGCTCGTCTTGACTGGGGAATTCCTTTATTACCTGTGGAATCCCAGAACAACACATGGCAAGAAAATGGGCTACATTTTTCTTTACAATACAATCCTTTATAAACTATTTTTAATTTTTAATTCCCCCAACGCGAGTTGACGCCTGGGAGTGGATATCTTCACCGACAGTCACATTTAATTGATCGCCTACAAGGAGAACAAAGGCACTCATCCACAGCCACAGCATTAAAACTATCACAGTCCCCACGGCACCATAGACTTTGTTATAGTTGCCGAAATTTGAGACGTACAGCCGAAATAGAGCCGAAAGAATCGCCCAGAAAATAGCTGCTAAAACGGCTCCTGGCATCATCGGCCTACCTGGGTTCCAGACGCTGGGTCCATAGCGATAGATGAAGCCAAAGGCAGCAGCCACCATACCTAAAGCTAAAGGCCAAAGCAACAGCTGCCAAAGATGCAATAAAAAGACCAAAGAAGCATTTTTCTGCACCACCATTCCTAATAGTAGGTCGCTGATAAATACTAAGAAAGAAGCCAGCATTAGCAGCAAGATGGTACCAATTGTTAATCCGAGGGAGATGAGTTTTGCTTTCCAAAATGGGCGCGTATGTTGGGGGGAAATTTGATGAATTTGATCAAATGCAGTCATCGCCGTACTGATAGCCCCTGAAGCTGTCCAAATGGCAAGTACAAAACTGAGAGAAAACAAACCACTATTTTTGGAATTAGTAATTTCTGTGGTTGCAAAATCACTAATCAGACGCAGAACTTCTTCTGGAGCGATTTGACTCAGTTGCACTGCCATTTTTCTAAAGGTGTCTTGCAAGGATTCTGCCAATAAGCCAATAGCTGTGAGCAGGGCAAGAATTGCTGGAAACAGCGACAATATGGCATTAAAGGCAATTTCTGAGGCCAGCCCCAAAAGTCGTCTTTCCATTGTCTTGGTAAAAGTTTTTTTGAGGGTGCGCCAATTGAGGTGGCGAAAGAAGCTGATAAAGCGGCGGTGAGCCATGATTTTAGTTATAGCTGATTAGTTACCTTAACTGTGCCAGATATTACGTGGCATTTGCATCTATTAATAGAAAAATGGGAAGTGTAGAAAAAAATTATAAACAATCTTCTGAAGATATTTACAATGTACAAGATTAAGTAAATTTATCTGAGATCATGGCAGTTTGGGAGTAAGAACGCTGGAGTTTCAGGAAACTTTTGTTAATTTTTTTGAAAAATCCTTTCAACCAATAGTAGACATGATTCTCAAGATAGAACTTCCAGGAGAGAATCATAAATTTAATGAAAAAGAACTTCCAAGGCGTCATTTTCCACAAATGATTATTTGTAAACTTATACTAAGTATATGAGCTAACCCCATACACTGGGTTACAAGCGAGAGGAAAGGGCTAAAATTTTTACCTAAGCCAAGATTTGATAGCTGAAAAAGCTTTTTGATTGAGGAGCGCCACTTTCGGTTAGACTGTGTTATTTAATACCTATTTACTACAATTAACCAAAATAATGACGGACAATATTGATAAATCTACACATTTAACACAACAGTGGCTAGCGGAAATTAACGCTCTTAAACAGCAGATGGTGCAGCTTCAGGGTGAGCGTGATCAGGCTTGGGAAAGTTCGCAAAAATGGCGTAAACTCTTTAACACAGAAGCAGAGCAACGGCGCACAGATGCCCAAATGTCCCAACAGGCGATCGCATCTCTGAAAGCAGAACTACATAAATTCCAGGGGATTGACGCCAAAACACTCCCCGACGCCGCAACAGCGATCGCCATTCAACAAGAAATAGCGCAAATAAAATCTGTCGAGGAATTGAAAACTAAATTCATCGCCCTTGTGAAAGAACGCGATCGCCTGTTGCAAGCGTTGAAACTTGAACAAGACAACCACGCCCAAACCCGTAAAAGCCTCACCACCGCCTTGGGTGATGCCATCGACAGCTTGGCACGAGAGCGGGGTGCTGCTTTCAAAGAAACAAAGGAAACTCCTTAATTTTGAATGAAAGAATTTTGAATTGTTAAAATCCCATTGCCTCAGCTACTGCTTTGAGTTCTGCGGGGATACCCTGTTTAAATTGACTATGACTATGTTTAATCGCTGTATCCGGGTCTTTGAGACCATTGCCGGTGAGAATACAAACCACTGTTGCACCAGTCGGAACTTGGTCTTTAACCTGCAATAGCCCTGCGACAGAAGCAGCACTGGCAGGTTCACAAAAAATCCCTTCTGATGATGCCAAAAGTCGATAAGCATCGAGAATTTCTTCATCAGTCACAGCCTTGAAGCTTCCTTGACTAGCTGATTGAGCGGCGATCGCTTTTTCCCAGCTAGCCGGATTGCCAATGCGAATCGCTGTAGCTAAAGTTTCTGGATGGGCCACTGGCTGACCATGTACTAACGGGGCTGCACCGGCTGCTTGGAAACCCATCATCCGGGGTAAGCGATCGCACTTTCCTGCTTGATGATATTGACAAAAACCCATCCAATATGCTGTGATATTACCCGCATTACCTACGGGGATGCACAGCCAATCTGGGGCGTCACCCAAAGCATCCACAATTTCAAATGCTCCGGTTTTCTGCCCTTCTAAGCGGTAGGGATTCACCGAATTGACCAAAGTGATCGGATAACTTTCGGCCATTTCGCGGACAATTTCCAGCGCTTGGTCAAAATTTCCTTTAATAGCCAGCACCTCTGCCCCATAAAGTAGAGCCTGGGCTAATTTACCCAGGGCCACATAACCATCGGGA includes the following:
- a CDS encoding class II glutamine amidotransferase, which translates into the protein MCQLLGMNCNVPTDICFSFEGFSARGGKTDDHRDGWGIAFFEGKGCRIFIDAKPSIASPVAELVRSYPIHSTHVIAHIRKATQGEITLQNCHPFRRELWGHYWVFAHNGNLPNFHPENKGFFRAVGNTDSEKAFCLMLETLRQRFPEGKPPLEELYPVLLKVTENLASIGVFNYLLSDGEHFFAHCSTKLSYIVRQAPFAAAHLIDQDMTVDFRELTSQSDRVAVIATTPLTDNEVWTPIQPGELLVFQDGWPLKFG
- a CDS encoding HAD-IB family phosphatase, with product MKRIVFCDFDGTITVEESFVAVLKKFAPELSAQLLPQMYTRQMTLREGVRKILESIPSSRYPEILDFTQPQPIRPGFVELLDFLDSQKVPLVIVSGGLRGMVEVVLGQLMQRVHAIHAADVDTSGTHLKVLSDYEGDTELIAKVQVMAEYAAEQTIAIGDSITDLNMAIHASIVFARDRLAKHLDEHQKPYILWNNFEEVRDHLAKSWR
- a CDS encoding ShlB/FhaC/HecB family hemolysin secretion/activation protein, which encodes MINKSPKKLALSWMQLSIFVLFSSITSRPLKAQTIETGQLANDNAVLSQQLPPSQDVQPSSPPSFPTPQLLPPPAELLPSSEPTAAPNENFPANTTATIIVERFEVVGSTVFSPEELAEATKDLIKKPISVAEVFQARSKITELYIKRGYITSGAYLPPQTIQSGVVKIQVVEGKLEDIQVGYLKDSTRRLNPNYVRSRLAIATTAPLNRERLLEALQLLQLNPLIQNVSAELSAGSRPGASVLQVKIREAKTFNTQVVLDNGRSPSVGSLRRRLNVSEANLLGLGDGLSVGYTNTDGSNAFEANYTIPVNPHNGTLTFNFGTASSNVIESPFDDLDIQSSSNYYELTFRQPLFQTPKQEFALGLTASRTETEATYIKGERLPFPSLGADNEGRTKLSVLRFFQEWTARNSREVLALRSQFNLGTGAFNATYHEDAPDGRFFAWRGQGQWARLLAPETLLLLRANTQLTSRTLVPIEQFGLGGQENVRGYRQDYLLSDNGAFASAEVQVPIFRLPKKEGILHVLPFADFGIAWNTGRDDPDPSTLAAVGLGLRWTQGDRFTARLDWGIPLLPVESQNNTWQENGLHFSLQYNPL
- a CDS encoding YihY/virulence factor BrkB family protein encodes the protein MAHRRFISFFRHLNWRTLKKTFTKTMERRLLGLASEIAFNAILSLFPAILALLTAIGLLAESLQDTFRKMAVQLSQIAPEEVLRLISDFATTEITNSKNSGLFSLSFVLAIWTASGAISTAMTAFDQIHQISPQHTRPFWKAKLISLGLTIGTILLLMLASFLVFISDLLLGMVVQKNASLVFLLHLWQLLLWPLALGMVAAAFGFIYRYGPSVWNPGRPMMPGAVLAAIFWAILSALFRLYVSNFGNYNKVYGAVGTVIVLMLWLWMSAFVLLVGDQLNVTVGEDIHSQASTRVGGIKN
- the thrC gene encoding threonine synthase, which gives rise to MTLSLSTAKSYRQPWPGLIEAYREYLPVSEHTPVVTLLEGNTPLIPAPAIAERIGRQVRVFVKYDGLNPTGSFKDRGMTMAISKAKEAGAKAVICASTGNTSAAAAAYARRGGMNAFVLIPDGYVALGKLAQALLYGAEVLAIKGNFDQALEIVREMAESYPITLVNSVNPYRLEGQKTGAFEIVDALGDAPDWLCIPVGNAGNITAYWMGFCQYHQAGKCDRLPRMMGFQAAGAAPLVHGQPVAHPETLATAIRIGNPASWEKAIAAQSASQGSFKAVTDEEILDAYRLLASSEGIFCEPASAASVAGLLQVKDQVPTGATVVCILTGNGLKDPDTAIKHSHSQFKQGIPAELKAVAEAMGF